In one Nicotiana sylvestris chromosome 8, ASM39365v2, whole genome shotgun sequence genomic region, the following are encoded:
- the LOC104241704 gene encoding uncharacterized protein has protein sequence MASGWVKSWQCKSRALDDVVNNHHHHQYHHLLPNSASCKNGVKSLRDVVDNTKNGKPRKKKTSKPPEPPSTKRPGSRVPEPGSNREKSRASTSTRLSRAATESFLPALTELPEGHASRNVVEIIFQTSWSGSPKVFSGRIEMVFKVQNLPRTVTRFEEYREVVKSRAGNGAAEKGGEDHARCVADGNEVMRFYCLGPTNGGAYENGGSAWTFSTNKTAVCTYSGSGGAHENAGGGRGRRAMLVCRVIAGRVCKQLGFDSLLEGRVGYDSVSGDNGELLVFDSRAVLPCFLIIYKL, from the coding sequence ATGGCGAGTGGTTGGGTGAAGTCATGGCAATGCAAGTCAAGAGCTTTAGACGATGTCGTTAACAATCACCACCACCACCAATATCATCACCTTTTACCCAACTCCGCTAGTTGCAAAAATGGCGTTAAAAGCCTCAGAGATGTAGTGGACAACACCAAAAACGGAAAACCCAGAAAGAAAAAAACATCAAAGCCACCAGAACCGCCGTCAACAAAACGACCCGGTTCTAGAGTACCTGAACCCGGTTCGAATAGGGAGAAGTCTCGGGCTAGTACTTCCACGAGATTATCACGTGCCGCGACGGAGTCTTTCTTGCCGGCGTTGACGGAGTTACCGGAAGGCCACGCGTCGCGTAATGTTGTGGAGATAATTTTTCAGACGAGTTGGTCCGGGTCCCCGAAGGTATTTTCGGGTCGGATTGAAATGGTTTTCAAAGTCCAGAACCTGCCCCGTACAGTAACCCGGTTCGAAGAGTATAGGGAAGTCGTGAAGTCTAGGGCCGGCAATGGGGCGGCGGAGAAGGGTGGCGAGGACCATGCAAGGTGTGTTGCGGATGGGAATGAGGTGATGAGGTTTTACTGCCTGGGGCCCACAAACGGAGGCGCCTACGAGAACGGAGGCAGCGCGTGGACGTTCTCGACTAATAAGACGGCGGTGTGCACGTATTCAGGCAGTGGTGGGGCCCACGAGAATGCCGGCGGTGGAAGGGGAAGACGGGCTATGTTGGTTTGTCGGGTCATTGCGGGTCGGGTTTGCAAACAACTCGGGTTTGACTCGTTGCTTGAAGGGCGAGTTGGGTATGACTCAGTGAGTGGGGATAATGGCGAGTTGTTAGTATTTGATTCACGTGCCGTATTACCATGTTTCCTTATCATCTATAAGttgtaa